The proteins below come from a single Acidobacteriota bacterium genomic window:
- a CDS encoding isocitrate lyase/phosphoenolpyruvate mutase family protein produces the protein MSSQTEKALQFRQLHRGPRALVLANVWDVASARIIAAAGFPALATTSAGIAFSLGYPDGQKISPEEMIARIARIARAVDLPVSADIEAGYGRTPEDAARTTRALIDAGAIGMNLEDRTGDSDRSLLEIPVAVEKIKAVRVVAAEMRVPIVVNARTDVYLQGAGDPKIQYPEALRRLLAYRDAGADCVFAPGVTDPETIGRLVKDLQCPVNILAMPGSPTIPELEALGVARVSLGSGPMRATLGLLVRMAEELKASGTYSALDSGVPHAEMNKMLA, from the coding sequence ATGAGTTCGCAAACCGAAAAAGCTCTGCAGTTCCGGCAGTTGCATCGCGGTCCACGCGCACTGGTGCTGGCTAACGTGTGGGACGTGGCCAGCGCACGCATCATCGCTGCGGCTGGATTTCCAGCGCTGGCTACGACTTCGGCGGGCATTGCGTTTTCGCTGGGCTATCCCGACGGCCAGAAGATTTCGCCCGAAGAAATGATTGCCCGGATCGCTCGGATCGCCCGCGCCGTGGACTTGCCGGTTTCCGCCGATATCGAGGCAGGCTATGGGCGGACACCCGAGGACGCAGCACGCACGACACGCGCGTTAATTGATGCGGGAGCCATTGGAATGAACCTTGAAGATCGGACAGGCGATTCGGACCGGTCGCTGCTCGAGATTCCCGTGGCAGTCGAAAAGATCAAAGCGGTGCGCGTGGTCGCTGCCGAAATGCGCGTGCCGATCGTGGTCAATGCCCGCACCGACGTGTACCTGCAGGGAGCGGGCGATCCGAAGATCCAATATCCCGAGGCTCTCCGCCGGTTACTCGCGTATCGCGATGCCGGCGCGGATTGCGTGTTCGCCCCCGGCGTGACTGATCCGGAGACAATAGGACGGCTGGTGAAAGACCTGCAATGTCCAGTGAACATTCTGGCCATGCCGGGATCGCCGACGATCCCCGAACTCGAAGCGCTCGGCGTGGCGCGGGTGAGTCTGGGCTCAGGGCCGATGCGCGCTACGCTCGGACTGCTGGTGCGAATGGCCGAAGAACTGAAAGCGTCCGGCACGTATAGTGCTCTCGACAGCGGAGTGCCGCATGCCGAGATGAACAAGATGCTGGCTTGA
- a CDS encoding thioesterase has translation MAVPIPIRARAEAREIVELKHTLSAHHPELPPVYSTPDMIRLMETACFKALQPYCDEGEITVGISIHVEHRAASGIGMQIRATAELESFDGRFYIMRVEAHDGVQEIGRGTVGRAVVHVPSFVERMKKKARGE, from the coding sequence ATGGCGGTTCCGATTCCAATCCGTGCGCGCGCTGAGGCTCGGGAGATTGTTGAACTCAAGCACACTTTGTCCGCGCATCATCCGGAACTGCCTCCGGTGTATTCCACTCCTGACATGATCCGGCTGATGGAGACGGCGTGTTTCAAAGCGCTCCAGCCATATTGTGACGAAGGGGAAATCACAGTCGGCATTTCGATCCACGTGGAACACCGTGCTGCCAGCGGCATCGGAATGCAGATACGAGCGACGGCCGAACTGGAATCGTTCGATGGACGGTTTTACATCATGCGGGTCGAGGCGCACGACGGAGTGCAGGAAATCGGGCGCGGAACGGTTGGCCGCGCGGTGGTGCATGTTCCGAGTTTTGTCGAGCGCATGAAAAAGAAAGCGCGCGGCGAGTAG
- a CDS encoding CPBP family intramembrane metalloprotease: protein MPTTELGFFGQQFMIWVLILIPGFEIFRYIQTRGKKAPRPYPFRHRRAVVGQVVFLVVTLLAAREERVSLLSGPFPSAIFCVLAVVTLAIMGLRLRHVRANLSPLWLERARLVLPDHPSQIPWWVVISAMAGISEECAYRGLAMRFLTGNNGSFWLALSLCVLAFAVAHAIQGWRGILTTAVMALLMHALVYATKSLYLAIMVHAVYDLMVGLIALPILCKFAKQQELKQGVVV from the coding sequence ATGCCAACCACCGAACTGGGATTCTTTGGCCAGCAGTTCATGATCTGGGTGTTGATTTTAATACCCGGATTTGAAATTTTCCGCTACATCCAGACTCGCGGGAAGAAGGCACCCCGTCCCTATCCATTCCGTCATCGCCGCGCGGTTGTGGGACAGGTCGTGTTTCTGGTCGTCACGCTTTTGGCCGCGCGGGAGGAGCGAGTGTCGCTTCTGTCGGGTCCATTTCCCAGCGCGATTTTCTGCGTGCTGGCTGTTGTCACTTTGGCAATCATGGGCCTACGCTTGCGCCACGTGCGGGCCAATCTGAGTCCACTGTGGTTGGAACGAGCTCGTCTGGTTCTTCCCGATCATCCTTCACAAATACCGTGGTGGGTAGTAATTTCCGCGATGGCCGGGATTTCGGAGGAATGCGCCTATCGAGGCCTGGCCATGCGATTCCTGACTGGCAACAACGGCTCGTTCTGGCTTGCTTTGTCGCTGTGCGTACTCGCATTCGCGGTGGCGCATGCAATCCAAGGGTGGCGCGGAATTCTTACAACTGCCGTCATGGCTCTTCTTATGCATGCGCTCGTGTATGCAACTAAGTCTCTTTACCTGGCTATCATGGTGCATGCGGTTTACGATCTAATGGTGGGGTTGATCGCCTTGCCGATCCTCTGTAAATTCGCGAAACAGCAGGAACTCAAGCAGGGGGTGGTGGTGTAG